The following are from one region of the Chromobacterium phragmitis genome:
- a CDS encoding sensor domain-containing protein, whose protein sequence is MASNPRTRFILLAVPGYAMFALAWIFFSDQLLAGLDAGRAMPLSIAKGMFFVLVTSVLLLLALRSVPSRDCGEQMAWLGALSNGIGPGRLPRWAGYMTALALFACVLGLRQFLLGPELDKHPMLILFLLPIILGACMGGAGPGLLATVLAVLAADLLATPALHAGQTPWHSKLQLLFLALNGLAVSLLSESLRHALSRVELHRSLLDAVVSSTSDAVFVKDVQGRYLLVNHSGLAFVGKAGREVLGRDDRELFDEETARELISQDRLIMQGGRVQTHEEQLTLQNGEKLVFLVTKGPIYNADGRLGGLFGISRDITLQKQAENLLRDNEAALQQAQQLAGIGSWSWEFATDRHYWSPEAYRLFGLEERFAPPGYPAMRRYFAVDSWTMLSDAVERCRLVGMGYECDVELQRPDGEMRWLTMRGEARHDADGAIVGLYGTMQDITERKQMAMQVKASESRLQLVAEATSDGFWDWDLRSGKVYRSPRYYEVTGTQPEEDSGDFRFFRQLVHAADLPYVLQAIEAHRRGKTPRIEVDFRLAKQDDGVRWLQVRGRAVEWDERGAAVRLVGNLSDITERKRADEDLRLVLNEAGDAIWVTDVDGYFIFANPAACRLTGHGVEELREMHIHDLVAPECLGLLAEHLAKINNGPFLRSEWKLRLKKGGAISVDLTSGKMKDGRYIAFGRDLTEQHRAAQELHDRERQLARVIAGSDQGFWDWNLKTNRFQVSPRWESMLGYGPGEMHITAENWYEHLHPEDAARARDSIKRNLEGKLNSHEVEIRCRTRGGDWRWILSRGRVVERDEQGEPLTMSGTHTDITERKVFEQTQKEAAAVFDSSYEAIMMVSPEGVISKVNNAFTRITGYGAEEAIGQKPSLLASGKQPISFYEELWNSVKGHDFWRGELWNRRKNGELYAELLSISVVRDERGQVQHYIGIFSDISQLKQHEAELDRVAHYDPLTGVPNRRLLSDRLRQAIVRATRSGKSCAVCFLDLDGFKAVNDQYGHAVGDQLLVAVSNNLKAILRGDDTLARLGGDEFVVLLSEVGSPEECMLVLDRVLATASRPMRVGESEVNVTASIGVSLFPQDNVDPDTLLRHADQAMYLAKDAGKNRYQLFDPENDRKAQEHRQFLELLRQALGRDEFALFYQPVVDLKSGEVISVEALIRWHHPKRGLLAPAEFLPHLAGNELEAAFGLWVMDAALGQVSRWAEAGFDIKISTNVSTNYLLRTDFSQQLATVLARYPNVPPWHLELEILESAAGDVEQTIRVLQRCREQGVHFALDDFGTGHASLTYLRRLPVDTLKIDNSFVHDMIGNLDDRRIVEGVIELATIFGRKAIAEGVETLEHAALLRELGCPYAQGFGIARPMEADKVMDWCNQWRQDETWLQPEGEAVATDLPSA, encoded by the coding sequence ATGGCAAGCAACCCGAGGACCCGCTTCATTCTGCTGGCGGTGCCGGGCTACGCGATGTTCGCGCTGGCCTGGATTTTCTTTTCCGACCAGTTGCTGGCGGGGCTTGATGCGGGCCGGGCAATGCCGCTGTCCATAGCCAAAGGGATGTTTTTCGTTCTGGTGACATCGGTGTTGCTGTTGCTGGCGTTGAGATCGGTGCCGTCTCGTGACTGTGGCGAGCAAATGGCATGGCTCGGCGCCTTGTCCAATGGCATCGGCCCCGGCCGTCTGCCGCGCTGGGCCGGATACATGACAGCCTTGGCCTTGTTTGCCTGCGTGCTCGGGCTGCGGCAGTTTTTGCTGGGGCCGGAGCTAGACAAGCACCCGATGCTGATACTGTTTCTGTTGCCCATCATCCTTGGCGCCTGCATGGGCGGAGCGGGCCCGGGCCTGCTGGCGACCGTGCTGGCTGTGCTGGCCGCGGATCTGCTGGCGACGCCGGCATTGCATGCGGGGCAAACGCCTTGGCACAGCAAGTTGCAACTGCTCTTTCTGGCGCTGAATGGTTTGGCGGTCAGCCTGCTTTCCGAATCGCTGCGCCATGCCTTGTCTCGGGTGGAGCTGCATCGCTCCTTGCTGGACGCGGTGGTGTCCAGCACGTCGGACGCGGTCTTCGTCAAGGATGTGCAGGGCCGCTATTTGCTGGTCAACCACTCCGGGCTGGCCTTCGTCGGCAAGGCCGGGCGGGAGGTGCTGGGACGGGACGACCGCGAGCTGTTCGATGAAGAGACCGCGCGGGAGTTGATCTCCCAGGATCGCCTGATCATGCAAGGCGGCAGGGTACAGACCCACGAGGAGCAACTGACGCTGCAAAACGGCGAGAAGCTGGTGTTTCTGGTGACCAAGGGGCCGATCTACAACGCAGACGGCCGTCTGGGAGGGCTGTTCGGCATTTCTCGAGACATCACTCTGCAGAAGCAGGCGGAAAATCTGCTGCGCGACAATGAGGCGGCGCTGCAGCAGGCGCAGCAACTGGCGGGAATAGGCAGTTGGAGTTGGGAGTTCGCGACCGATCGCCATTACTGGTCGCCGGAGGCGTATCGGCTGTTCGGGTTGGAGGAGCGCTTTGCGCCGCCTGGTTATCCGGCGATGCGGCGCTATTTCGCGGTGGACAGCTGGACCATGCTATCCGACGCTGTCGAGCGCTGCCGGCTGGTGGGCATGGGCTATGAGTGCGACGTGGAATTGCAGCGGCCCGATGGGGAAATGCGCTGGCTGACGATGCGCGGCGAGGCTAGGCATGACGCGGACGGCGCCATCGTCGGCCTCTATGGCACCATGCAGGACATCACCGAACGCAAGCAGATGGCGATGCAGGTCAAGGCCAGCGAGTCGAGGCTGCAACTGGTTGCCGAAGCCACCAGCGACGGCTTTTGGGACTGGGACCTGCGCAGCGGCAAGGTTTACCGCTCTCCGCGTTACTACGAAGTGACCGGCACCCAGCCGGAGGAGGACAGCGGCGATTTCCGCTTCTTCCGCCAACTGGTGCACGCGGCGGATTTGCCGTATGTGCTGCAGGCGATAGAGGCGCACCGGCGCGGCAAGACGCCGCGGATCGAGGTGGATTTCCGGCTGGCGAAGCAGGACGATGGCGTGCGCTGGCTGCAGGTGCGCGGCCGCGCGGTGGAGTGGGACGAGCGTGGCGCGGCGGTTCGGCTGGTGGGAAATCTGTCCGATATCACCGAGCGAAAGCGAGCCGACGAAGATTTGCGGCTGGTGTTGAACGAGGCCGGCGACGCGATCTGGGTGACCGATGTGGACGGTTATTTCATTTTCGCCAATCCGGCCGCCTGCCGGCTCACCGGCCACGGCGTGGAAGAGTTGCGGGAAATGCATATCCACGATCTGGTGGCGCCCGAGTGCCTGGGCCTGTTGGCAGAGCATCTTGCCAAGATCAACAACGGCCCCTTCCTGCGCTCCGAATGGAAGCTGAGGCTGAAGAAGGGCGGCGCGATCAGCGTGGATCTGACTTCCGGCAAGATGAAGGATGGCCGCTACATCGCTTTCGGACGCGATTTGACCGAGCAGCACCGCGCCGCACAGGAGTTGCACGACCGGGAAAGACAGCTCGCGCGGGTGATCGCCGGCTCCGACCAGGGATTTTGGGACTGGAACCTGAAGACCAACCGCTTCCAGGTCAGCCCGCGCTGGGAAAGCATGCTGGGCTACGGCCCGGGCGAGATGCACATCACGGCGGAAAACTGGTACGAGCACCTGCACCCGGAAGACGCGGCGCGAGCCCGCGATTCGATCAAGCGCAACCTCGAAGGCAAGTTGAACAGCCACGAGGTGGAGATCCGCTGCCGGACCCGCGGCGGCGACTGGCGCTGGATACTGTCGCGCGGCCGGGTGGTGGAGCGCGACGAGCAGGGCGAGCCGCTGACCATGTCCGGCACCCATACCGACATCACCGAGCGCAAGGTGTTCGAGCAGACGCAGAAAGAAGCCGCTGCGGTATTCGACAGCAGCTACGAAGCCATTATGATGGTGAGCCCGGAGGGCGTGATCTCCAAGGTCAACAATGCCTTCACCCGCATCACCGGCTATGGCGCGGAGGAGGCGATCGGGCAGAAACCCAGCCTGCTGGCTTCAGGCAAGCAGCCGATCAGCTTTTACGAGGAATTGTGGAACTCGGTCAAGGGGCATGATTTCTGGCGCGGCGAGCTGTGGAACCGCCGCAAGAACGGCGAGCTGTACGCCGAGTTGCTGTCCATCTCCGTGGTGAGGGATGAGAGGGGGCAGGTGCAGCACTACATCGGCATCTTCTCCGACATTTCTCAGCTGAAGCAGCATGAGGCCGAGCTGGACCGCGTCGCCCACTATGATCCGTTGACCGGCGTGCCCAACCGCAGGCTGCTGTCGGACCGTTTGCGCCAGGCCATTGTCCGCGCCACGCGCAGCGGCAAGTCCTGCGCGGTGTGTTTCCTGGATCTGGATGGCTTCAAGGCGGTCAACGACCAGTACGGCCATGCGGTGGGCGACCAGCTGCTGGTGGCGGTGAGCAACAATCTCAAGGCCATTCTGCGCGGCGACGACACGCTGGCGCGGCTGGGCGGCGACGAGTTCGTGGTGCTGCTGTCGGAAGTCGGCTCGCCGGAGGAGTGCATGCTGGTGTTGGACCGGGTGCTGGCGACGGCGTCGAGGCCGATGCGAGTGGGCGAGTCAGAGGTCAACGTCACCGCCAGCATAGGCGTCAGTTTGTTTCCGCAGGACAATGTGGATCCGGACACCCTTTTGCGCCACGCCGATCAGGCGATGTATCTGGCCAAGGACGCGGGCAAGAACCGCTATCAGCTGTTCGATCCGGAAAACGACCGCAAGGCGCAGGAGCATAGGCAATTCCTGGAGCTGCTGCGGCAGGCGCTGGGCCGCGACGAATTCGCGTTGTTCTATCAGCCGGTGGTGGACCTGAAGAGCGGAGAGGTGATCAGCGTGGAGGCGCTGATACGTTGGCATCATCCCAAACGAGGCTTGCTGGCGCCGGCTGAGTTTCTGCCTCATCTGGCCGGAAACGAGCTGGAGGCGGCATTCGGCCTATGGGTGATGGACGCCGCTTTGGGCCAGGTGTCCCGCTGGGCGGAGGCCGGCTTCGACATCAAGATCAGCACCAATGTCAGCACCAATTATTTGCTGAGGACGGATTTCAGCCAGCAACTGGCGACGGTGCTGGCGCGCTATCCCAATGTTCCGCCCTGGCATCTGGAGCTGGAAATCCTGGAAAGCGCCGCCGGCGACGTGGAGCAGACGATACGGGTGCTGCAGCGATGCCGCGAACAGGGCGTGCATTTCGCGCTGGACGATTTCGGCACCGGCCACGCCTCGTTGACCTATCTGCGCCGCTTGCCGGTGGATACCCTGAAGATAGACAACAGCTTCGTTCACGACATGATAGGCAATCTGGACGACCGGCGCATCGTCGAGGGTGTGATCGAGCTGGCCACCATTTTCGGCCGCAAGGCGATAGCCGAGGGGGTGGAGACGCTGGAGCATGCGGCTCTGTTGCGGGAACTGGGCTGCCCCTACGCGCAGGGCTTCGGCATCGCCAGGCCGATGGAGGCGGATAAGGTGATGGACTGGTGCAACCAGTGGCGGCAGGACGAGACCTGGCTGCAGCCGGAGGGCGAAGCGGTCGCGACGGATTTGCCGTCGGCATGA
- a CDS encoding FMN-binding negative transcriptional regulator translates to MYQPSHFVEADPAVLLSLMRGRPLAAVAINGEDGPLVNHLPLMTVEDQGVLKLRGHVARANPLWRLLEDAPQALAIFQGDDAYISPSWHPDKTVHGKVVPTWNYMVVHARGKLRAMDDPVWLRALLEALTSRHEAAMPRPWRVSDAPADYLDMMLRAIVGIELTVERLDGKYKLSQNQPAAARQGMRAGLAASGDGRAGAVADAMARGG, encoded by the coding sequence ATGTACCAGCCCAGCCATTTCGTCGAGGCCGATCCGGCCGTTCTGCTGAGCCTGATGCGGGGCCGGCCGTTGGCCGCCGTGGCGATCAACGGAGAAGATGGTCCGCTGGTCAACCATCTGCCGCTGATGACGGTGGAGGATCAGGGCGTGCTGAAACTGAGAGGACATGTCGCGCGCGCCAATCCCTTGTGGAGGCTGCTGGAAGACGCGCCGCAGGCGTTGGCGATATTCCAGGGCGACGATGCCTACATCAGCCCGTCATGGCATCCGGACAAGACGGTGCACGGCAAGGTGGTGCCCACGTGGAACTACATGGTGGTGCATGCGCGCGGCAAGTTGCGGGCGATGGATGATCCCGTCTGGCTGCGCGCGCTGCTGGAGGCCCTGACTAGCAGGCATGAGGCGGCGATGCCGCGGCCATGGCGCGTCTCCGACGCGCCGGCGGACTACCTGGACATGATGCTGCGCGCCATCGTCGGCATCGAACTGACGGTTGAGCGGCTGGATGGCAAATACAAGCTCAGCCAGAACCAGCCCGCGGCCGCCCGGCAAGGCATGCGGGCGGGGCTGGCGGCGAGCGGCGATGGCCGCGCCGGTGCGGTGGCGGACGCGATGGCGCGCGGCGGCTAA
- the gntR gene encoding HTH-type transcriptional regulator GntR, giving the protein MSRKPRVRSGSGVTMHDVAKAAGVSAITVSRVLNQPKQVSEPLREKVMQAVDALGYVPSRSASTLASAKSRTVLVLIPSLANTVFLETLAGIETVLDAAGYQMLIGNSHYDAAQEFQLLRAYLQHRPDGVLITGLSHAEPFERILSQHALPVVYMMDLADDGRCCVGFSQEDAGAAITRHLLERGKRRIGFLGAQLDERVMKRLEGYRAALDAAGCRDAGLEWLDPQPSSMQMGADMLDRALAERPDCDALFCCNDDLAIGALSRSQQLGLDVPGRLAIAGFNDLQPSAWCTPTLTTVATPRREIGVHAAQSLLKLIDGEEPESRRADLGFRLMLRRSS; this is encoded by the coding sequence ATGTCCAGAAAACCGCGCGTCCGCTCCGGCAGCGGCGTCACCATGCATGACGTGGCCAAAGCGGCCGGCGTCAGCGCCATCACCGTGTCCCGAGTGCTGAATCAACCGAAGCAAGTTTCCGAGCCGCTGCGAGAAAAAGTGATGCAGGCGGTTGACGCCCTGGGCTATGTGCCCAGCCGCTCCGCCAGCACGCTGGCCTCGGCCAAGTCGCGGACCGTGCTGGTGCTGATTCCCTCCCTGGCCAACACCGTGTTTCTGGAAACGCTGGCCGGGATCGAAACCGTGCTGGACGCCGCAGGCTACCAGATGCTGATCGGCAACAGCCATTACGACGCGGCGCAGGAATTTCAATTGCTGCGCGCCTATTTGCAGCATCGGCCCGACGGCGTGCTGATCACCGGCCTCAGCCATGCGGAACCGTTCGAGCGCATCCTCAGCCAGCACGCCCTGCCCGTGGTCTACATGATGGACCTGGCCGACGACGGGCGATGCTGCGTAGGCTTTTCGCAGGAGGATGCCGGCGCCGCCATCACGCGCCACCTGCTGGAGCGGGGCAAGCGCCGCATCGGCTTTCTCGGCGCCCAGCTGGACGAGCGGGTGATGAAACGGCTGGAAGGCTACCGCGCGGCGCTGGACGCGGCCGGCTGCCGCGACGCCGGACTGGAATGGCTGGACCCGCAGCCATCCAGCATGCAGATGGGGGCCGACATGCTGGACCGCGCGCTGGCGGAGCGCCCGGATTGCGACGCCCTGTTCTGCTGCAACGACGACTTGGCGATCGGCGCGCTGTCGCGCAGCCAGCAGCTGGGCCTGGACGTGCCGGGCCGACTGGCCATCGCCGGATTCAACGATTTGCAGCCCTCCGCCTGGTGCACGCCCACGCTGACCACGGTGGCCACGCCGCGGCGCGAGATAGGCGTCCATGCCGCCCAGTCGTTGTTGAAGCTGATCGATGGCGAAGAGCCGGAATCGCGCCGAGCCGACCTTGGCTTTCGCCTGATGCTGCGCCGCAGCAGCTGA
- a CDS encoding gluconokinase — MKNGNIVVMGVAGCGKSSVGRLLAEATGVNFIEGDAFHPPENIERMRAGVPLNDDDRAGWLANLADKLRQGRESGQPMVLACSALKRRYRDVLRGGDPDLRFVHLRGDKTLIAERMRGRSGHFMPESLLDSQFRDLEPPGADEAAIPCDVSLPPEALLPLILAELD; from the coding sequence ATGAAAAACGGCAATATCGTGGTGATGGGGGTGGCCGGCTGCGGCAAAAGCAGCGTGGGCCGCCTGCTGGCGGAAGCGACCGGCGTCAACTTCATAGAAGGCGATGCCTTCCACCCTCCGGAAAACATAGAACGCATGCGCGCCGGCGTCCCGCTGAACGACGATGACCGCGCCGGCTGGCTGGCCAATCTGGCCGACAAGCTGCGCCAGGGGAGAGAGTCGGGCCAGCCCATGGTGCTGGCCTGCTCGGCGCTGAAGCGCCGCTACCGCGACGTGCTGCGCGGCGGCGACCCGGATCTGCGCTTCGTCCACCTGCGCGGCGACAAGACGCTGATCGCCGAGCGCATGCGCGGGCGCAGCGGCCACTTCATGCCAGAAAGCCTGCTGGACAGCCAATTCCGCGACCTGGAACCCCCCGGCGCGGACGAGGCCGCGATTCCCTGCGACGTCAGCTTGCCGCCCGAAGCGCTGCTGCCTCTCATCCTGGCCGAACTGGACTAG